The following proteins come from a genomic window of Anabrus simplex isolate iqAnaSimp1 chromosome 7, ASM4041472v1, whole genome shotgun sequence:
- the PIG-M gene encoding GPI mannosyltransferase 1 has product MGVLKMGNISAHLILGVVIRLILIVYGEIQDRLSLVQYTDIDYRVFTDAARHIWNGNSPYQRHTYRYSPLIAAILVPNIILHPCWGKLLFSLLDILAGYLVYRLVLVQGFPEVAAKWSAMFWLYNPLAIVIATRGNADAVSAVLVLATLLYVLRQDKMLLAGALYALAVHIRLYPIAFSLPIYLSLQTVFSIWPNRRQLQLVTSCILTLAVLTSVCYWLYGYKFLHESILYHLSRHDTRHNFSVYFYMQYLNSISTAGLWQRFFTFVPQAILLLVFSFLYGSHRDLPFCLLIQAIIMVTYNPVVTSQYFVWFLSLLAPCLPLIRLSKAQIGALTSLWFASQISWLLPAYLLEFRGHETFIYIWLQGIGFFCANVAILSKLIKAYRTVKVKSA; this is encoded by the coding sequence ATGGGAGTATTAAAGATGGGCAACATTTCTGCTCATTTAATTTTAGGAGTTGTTATTAGACTTATATTAATTGTGTATGGTGAAATTCAAGATAGACTGTCTCTTGTGCAGTACACTGACATTGATTATCGTGTATTCACTGATGCAGCTCGACACATTTGGAATGGAAATTCTCCATACCAGAGACATACTTACAGATACAGCCcattgatagcagccatcttggtACCTAATATAATTTTGCATCCATGCTGGGGCAAGTTACTTTTCTCTCTGCTGGATATACTTGCAGGGTACTTGGTGTATCGTTTGGTTTTGGTTCAAGGGTTCCCTGAAGTTGCTGCTAAGTGGAGTGCTATGTTCTGGTTGTACAATCCACTAGCTATCGTTATAGCTACTCGAGGAAATGCAGACGCTGTCTCCGCTGTCTTGGTTTTGGCGACCTTATTGTATGTTTTGAGACAGGACAAAATGCTGCTGGCTGGTGCATTGTATGCTTTAGCAGTCCATATACGGCTGTATCCAATTGCCTTCAGTCTGCCCATATACTTATCACTTCAGACAGTGTTCTCCATTTGGCCCAATAGACGTCAGTTGCAGTTGGTGACTTCCTGCATCCTTACATTGGCTGTGCTTACCAGTGTCTGCTATTGGTTGTATGGTTACAAGTTCCTACATGAGAGTATCCTGTACCATCTTAGTCGCCATGACACTAGACATAACTTCTCTGTCTATTTTTATATGCAGTATTTAAATTCCATCAGTACAGCTGGCCTCTGGCAGAGATTCTTTACCTTTGTTCCTCAAGCTATTCTTCTCCTTGTGTTTTCTTTCTTGTATGGATCACATCGTGATCTCCCATTTTGCCTTTTGATTCAGGCTATAATAATGGTTACTTACAATCCAGTTGTGACTTCCCAGTATTTTGTTTGGTTCTTATCTCTACTTGCTCCATGTTTGCCTCTCATCAGACTCTCCAAAGCTCAAATCGGTGCTTTAACTTCTCTTTGGTTTGCATCTCAGATATCCTGGTTATTGCCAGCTTACCTACTTGAGTTCCGAGGACATGAAACTTTCATCTACATTTGGCTTCAAGGAATTGGGTTTTTCTGTGCCAATGTGGCTATTCTATCAAAGCTTATTAAAGCATATCGGACAGTTAAAGTGAAAAGTGCATAG